One genomic region from Gossypium hirsutum isolate 1008001.06 chromosome D13, Gossypium_hirsutum_v2.1, whole genome shotgun sequence encodes:
- the LOC107887202 gene encoding transcription factor bHLH149, with product MASFTPNLEPAPDTSLQFKPKKPRITLQTPSSCPSNQRTQRIKRWRTQRDQHIYSSKLFQALRRSRRTSASREVHETADRVLAGLARGTTRWSRAILTARKVTKHKKAKLPTNNRLRKPDIYRERRKTPAVERKLKVLGRLVPGCRKLSFSNLIEETSDYIAALEMQVRAMTAITEFLCGGTGGGPQPPADRLPSNVNS from the coding sequence ATGGCTTCCTTCACGCCCAATCTCGAACCTGCCCCTGACACCTCTCTTCAGTTCAAGCCCAAGAAACCCAGGATAACCCTTCAAACCCCTTCCTCTTGTCCTTCCAATCAACGCACCCAAAGAATTAAGCGATGGCGGACCCAACGAGACCAACACATCTACTCCTCCAAGCTCTTCCAGGCTCTCCGTCGTTCTCGTCGTACCTCCGCCTCCAGGGAAGTCCACGAAACGGCTGACAGGGTTCTCGCCGGCTTGGCCAGGGGCACCACGCGTTGGAGCAGAGCCATTCTCACCGCTCGCAAGGTGACCAAACATAAGAAAGCCAAGCTCCCTACTAATAACAGGTTGAGGAAGCCCGATATTTACAGAGAGAGGAGGAAAACGCCGGCTGTTGAGCGGAAGTTGAAGGTTTTGGGACGTCTCGTCCCCGGTTGCCGGAAACTATCCTTCTCCAACCTTATAGAAGAAACTAGCGATTACATAGCGGCCCTAGAGATGCAAGTTCGAGCCATGACGGCTATTACCGAGTTTCTCTGCGGCGGAACTGGCGGTGGACCGCAGCCGCCGGCTGATCGCCTTCCCTCTAATGTCAACTCTTGA
- the LOC107919278 gene encoding uncharacterized protein — translation MRLQIRHQKIISIDDINVSFNSINLDHIFEYVDPLSKWLHEKENPLLDGENVSVLPLDTSDDERNVDQSQQQNLSHSSSSASPSQSGDGLDDGGLSPIDDDDGHSSDRGEIRSSSRYGGEYGVGTTSGHFRDRLEFDGNMFHEPRRDRSEPRAPSKGKSKKHTSIGSSSSRRSGSYNLGYSNSSTSTQGFYPPEQPSYFQPSHSYPQPYGYYPPFSNYGVPYQPHMHPLPPMYHPPPPLMLRESSQERSESEGEGSDPPHHSTNW, via the exons ATGAGGCTTCAAATAAGGCATCAAAAAATAATAAgcattgatgatataaatgttagTTTTAATTCTATCAACCTTGATCATATATTTGAATATGTTGATCCACTATCAAAATGGCTTCATGAGAAAGAGAATCCATTGTTAGATGGTGAAAATGTTAGTGTGTTGCCTCTGGATACCTCTGATGATGAAAGGAATGTTGATCAATCTCAACAACAAAATTTGTCTCATTCAAGTTCTAGTGCATCACCAAGTCAGAGTGGTGATGGACTCGACGATGGTGGTTTAAGTCCAATTGATGACGATGATGGACATAGTAGTGATAGAGGTGAAATTAGGTCTTCTAGTCGGTATGGAGGAGAATATGGGGTTGGTACCACTAGTGGACATTTCCGTGATAGATTAGAATTTGATGGAAATATGTTTCATGAACCTAGGAGAGATAGAAGTGAACCTAGAGCTCCATCAAAAGGAAAAAGCAAGAAGCATACTTCTATAGGCTCTTCATCTAGTAGGAGATCGGGTTCTTATAACCTTGGGTATAGTAATTCATCTACTAGCACTCAAGGTTTTTATCCACCAGAACAACCTTCATATTTTCAGCCTTCACATAGTTATCCACAACCATATGGTTATTATCCACCATTTTCTAATTATGGTGTGCCATACCAGCCTCACATGCATCCTCTACCACCAATGTATCATCCACCTCCACCTCTCAT GCTAAGAGAATCAAGTCAAGAACGCTCTGAAAGTGAAGGTGAAGGATCTGATCCTCCTCATCATTCTACTAATTGGTGA